One region of Aminobacterium colombiense DSM 12261 genomic DNA includes:
- a CDS encoding TetR/AcrR family transcriptional regulator has translation MSRIQSKKKEVISELMRETVYKAARSVIEQYGWTGTTMDRVASEAGIAKGTVYNYFKNKRELMMVVMEKNIEPINEQVITIVQRKKFSTMKDTLSAIVETVIVELIRNKKIISAMILAFHEDGELRRKFDPRSHPYQNVREVIHKVISQGVNNGEFRPIDPNLAEAMVNSLFSGISRQIALGDIDISKEEVARDVASFVLRGLLAPVEGGTL, from the coding sequence ATGTCCCGAATTCAATCAAAGAAAAAAGAAGTTATCAGTGAACTAATGAGAGAAACCGTATATAAAGCGGCCCGTTCTGTCATAGAGCAGTATGGCTGGACTGGTACTACCATGGATCGAGTAGCCTCTGAGGCTGGCATAGCTAAGGGAACGGTTTACAACTATTTTAAAAATAAGCGCGAACTTATGATGGTGGTTATGGAGAAAAATATTGAACCTATAAATGAGCAAGTTATTACTATAGTTCAGAGAAAAAAGTTCTCCACGATGAAAGACACCTTATCAGCCATTGTTGAAACTGTCATTGTAGAGCTGATTAGAAATAAGAAAATAATATCGGCTATGATACTGGCCTTTCATGAGGATGGTGAACTTCGGCGAAAATTTGATCCACGGTCCCACCCCTACCAAAATGTGAGGGAAGTTATACATAAAGTAATCTCTCAGGGCGTTAATAATGGAGAATTCAGGCCCATAGATCCGAATTTGGCAGAAGCCATGGTCAATTCTCTTTTCTCAGGAATTTCCCGCCAGATAGCTCTGGGCGATATTGATATATCAAAGGAAGAAGTGGCCAGGGATGTTGCATCTTTTGTTTTGCGCGGTCTACTCGCTCCGGTTGAAGGAGGAACACTATGA
- a CDS encoding GGDEF domain-containing protein, whose translation MSRISFQLKTRTFLDGKIIEEQLETLKDLSIRDSMTGLYNHKHICQRLEEEIRRAFRYDSPLSVGIFDLDGFKNVNDTFGHQEGDVVILRVAQTMILTFRNTDILGRYGGDEFLVILPETNLESAVTCSERFRKNLLERLQGTRNDLLSISGGVATLKKDDSAQSLIQRADTLLYEAKKLGKNTIVW comes from the coding sequence GTGTCGAGAATCAGTTTTCAATTAAAAACAAGGACTTTCCTAGACGGAAAGATCATAGAGGAACAACTTGAGACATTAAAGGACCTTTCTATAAGGGACAGCATGACAGGGCTTTATAACCATAAACACATATGTCAGCGTCTCGAAGAAGAAATACGAAGGGCATTTCGCTACGATTCTCCCCTATCCGTAGGAATATTCGATCTGGACGGGTTCAAAAACGTAAATGATACATTTGGACATCAGGAAGGAGACGTGGTTATTTTGCGGGTTGCCCAAACCATGATATTAACCTTTAGGAATACAGACATTCTTGGTCGATACGGTGGGGATGAATTTCTGGTTATCCTCCCTGAGACAAATTTGGAATCTGCCGTAACGTGTAGCGAGCGTTTTCGGAAAAACTTGCTGGAACGTCTTCAAGGAACACGAAACGATCTTTTATCCATAAGCGGAGGCGTAGCCACTCTTAAAAAAGATGATTCGGCGCAAAGTCTCATCCAACGAGCAGACACGCTGCTCTATGAAGCCAAAAAGCTGGGGAAAAATACAATAGTGTGGTAA
- a CDS encoding cupin domain-containing protein, with amino-acid sequence MIIRSSQIEELESHPLFGVLDGVGSRTISPDEFYEESNFHEISWVEMEPRALIPEHEHEGCEEIKIIIYGIGMYTEGKQKERVGAGDVILTEKGLRHSLENIGSYPLVYIAISSKCNG; translated from the coding sequence ATGATAATACGATCGAGTCAAATAGAAGAACTTGAGAGCCATCCTCTTTTTGGCGTTTTAGATGGGGTAGGAAGCCGCACCATTTCCCCTGACGAATTTTATGAAGAAAGTAATTTTCATGAAATAAGCTGGGTGGAAATGGAGCCTCGTGCTCTGATTCCAGAGCACGAGCATGAAGGGTGTGAAGAAATTAAGATTATCATATATGGCATTGGTATGTACACTGAAGGTAAGCAGAAAGAACGGGTGGGTGCCGGAGATGTGATTCTGACAGAGAAGGGATTAAGGCATTCCTTGGAAAATATTGGCAGTTACCCGTTAGTATATATTGCTATTTCTTCAAAGTGTAATGGATAA
- a CDS encoding universal stress protein, translated as MKKALVAIDQSQNSQSLISYAFRFAEKNSIERLDFIHVVTRIDLTIPGYVDYPPHYNEDSIRQSFLNMIEKGMRESGASATPFEFVLATGTPYEEILRMAEKNKYELILIGHRGLSNLERFFIGSVAAKVVRHAPCNILVHLPKETEEPAKT; from the coding sequence ATGAAAAAAGCTTTGGTAGCTATCGACCAGAGTCAAAACAGTCAGTCACTTATTAGTTACGCCTTTCGTTTTGCTGAGAAAAATAGTATTGAGCGCTTGGATTTTATTCATGTCGTAACTCGTATTGATCTGACCATACCAGGCTATGTAGACTATCCTCCTCACTATAATGAAGATTCTATCCGCCAGTCGTTCCTCAACATGATTGAAAAGGGCATGAGGGAGTCAGGGGCTTCTGCCACACCCTTTGAGTTTGTGCTGGCCACTGGAACACCATACGAAGAGATTTTGAGGATGGCAGAAAAAAATAAATATGAACTAATACTCATCGGCCATCGGGGACTGAGCAATCTTGAACGCTTCTTCATTGGAAGCGTAGCGGCTAAGGTTGTGCGTCATGCTCCGTGTAATATTCTTGTCCACCTTCCGAAGGAAACAGAGGAACCGGCGAAAACATGA
- a CDS encoding arginine deiminase family protein, which translates to MKIQVNSEIGKLRAVIMQPPGKGIERCTPLNIGALAWDAVPSPHKAEDEHKKWVATVEKFGARVFLMEDLLRKILSVSKVKKELISQLVQTEESFITRQTMDVLQEYLLGLSAPKLVDQLLFGITKDELNKAAGEVSLVDLVDKKNEWCLFPMSNVLYSRDPAAVLGNGIVYGNMFNRDRIKEPYCIRAIFKHHPEFRNLEFKTWYGEDPDDATPVEGGNVHCYSPNVFIIGINERTHPASIEKIAQRTMEDGAITDVLALMFENPRLSSTDSIGLTVHVDMFLNMIDYDAFLFFPYIEKKITVLHITRGKGGRLHVKRESSLFGAIKKVLKLDSIRIIKVGGDESEAVAFSEQRAGSGGNTFNLEPGKVCIWDRNVATMKALEKGGIDVVAVEADELVKGGGGPRCSTMPLWRDDI; encoded by the coding sequence ATGAAAATACAGGTTAACTCAGAGATTGGGAAGCTTCGTGCCGTCATTATGCAACCTCCTGGGAAAGGCATCGAACGATGCACTCCCCTTAATATCGGTGCTCTCGCATGGGACGCCGTTCCAAGCCCCCATAAAGCGGAAGACGAGCATAAGAAATGGGTTGCCACAGTAGAAAAATTTGGAGCCAGAGTTTTTCTAATGGAAGATCTTTTGCGAAAGATCCTTTCTGTTTCGAAAGTAAAAAAGGAGCTTATCTCTCAACTGGTTCAAACTGAAGAATCCTTTATTACAAGGCAGACTATGGACGTATTGCAAGAGTATCTTTTAGGTCTCTCTGCTCCTAAACTTGTAGACCAGTTGTTATTTGGTATAACAAAAGATGAGCTTAATAAAGCAGCCGGAGAGGTTTCCCTTGTAGACCTGGTGGATAAGAAAAATGAGTGGTGCCTCTTCCCCATGTCTAATGTACTCTATTCAAGAGATCCCGCCGCTGTGCTGGGAAACGGCATTGTTTACGGCAATATGTTTAATCGGGATCGAATTAAAGAGCCCTATTGTATTCGAGCTATTTTTAAACATCATCCTGAATTTCGAAATTTGGAATTTAAAACCTGGTATGGAGAAGATCCTGATGATGCTACCCCTGTAGAGGGAGGAAACGTCCATTGTTATAGCCCCAACGTATTTATTATTGGCATTAATGAACGAACCCACCCAGCTTCTATCGAAAAGATCGCACAAAGGACAATGGAAGATGGAGCGATCACGGATGTGCTGGCACTGATGTTCGAAAATCCGAGACTGAGCTCTACAGATTCCATAGGGTTGACTGTGCATGTTGACATGTTCCTCAATATGATTGATTATGATGCCTTTCTTTTCTTTCCTTATATAGAAAAGAAGATCACTGTGCTTCATATTACCCGCGGCAAGGGGGGGAGGCTTCATGTCAAACGGGAAAGCTCTCTTTTCGGCGCTATTAAAAAAGTGTTGAAACTTGATAGTATACGTATTATCAAGGTGGGAGGGGATGAAAGCGAAGCCGTTGCCTTTTCAGAACAGAGAGCTGGCTCTGGAGGAAACACTTTCAACCTTGAGCCGGGTAAAGTCTGTATATGGGATCGAAATGTAGCGACTATGAAGGCCCTTGAAAAAGGCGGAATAGATGTAGTAGCCGTGGAAGCTGACGAGCTGGTCAAAGGGGGAGGGGGCCCCCGCTGCTCCACCATGCCTCTCTGGAGAGACGATATTTAG
- the larA gene encoding nickel-dependent lactate racemase, whose protein sequence is MYSSTIKYGKGDVAFSIPRKNLLGVIDSEPLESIGTEEEVTRHALENPIGSPRLGELVKPGETVCIVVSDVTRAWQRMWVYLPFIVEELNRAGVRDEDILFLSSTGTHREQTAEEHALLLGPELSKRFSVTDHRCLAHEDMVHVGTTSYGTAVHLNKKALECDHIVVTGAIVYHFMAGWGGGRKGILPGISSYETIMANHALALDPVPGNGRNMNSRSGNFENNLMHLDMMEATAMVHPTFMLNAIPGNDGKIAFAVAGDWQEAFYEGARIVDKKDGVTIPELADLVVATAGGYPKDINFYQTSKTIFNAMEAAPHGGSMIVLSACNEGYGNDEVQFMLQEFPNTVEREKEVRREFTIAKYVGYTIGYVAENWDFYMVTEMPPSKFEGTGITVVKTLDEALDMVYQKRGTNLKTWLMPHGANTLPKLKK, encoded by the coding sequence ATGTATTCGAGCACCATAAAATATGGAAAAGGAGATGTAGCTTTTTCGATTCCCCGGAAGAACCTTCTCGGTGTTATCGATAGCGAACCCCTTGAATCTATCGGTACTGAAGAAGAAGTGACACGCCACGCTCTTGAGAATCCTATAGGTTCACCCAGATTGGGTGAGCTCGTAAAACCGGGAGAAACAGTTTGTATTGTAGTATCTGATGTAACCAGGGCCTGGCAGAGGATGTGGGTATATTTACCATTTATAGTAGAAGAACTTAATAGGGCAGGAGTGCGGGACGAAGATATACTTTTTCTCAGCTCTACGGGAACCCACAGAGAGCAGACGGCAGAGGAACATGCCTTGTTGCTGGGGCCGGAATTATCGAAAAGATTTTCTGTAACCGACCACCGTTGTCTGGCTCATGAAGACATGGTTCATGTTGGGACAACATCCTATGGGACAGCCGTACATTTGAACAAAAAGGCCCTGGAGTGCGACCATATTGTTGTGACTGGCGCCATAGTCTACCATTTTATGGCTGGGTGGGGCGGAGGCCGCAAAGGTATTCTCCCTGGCATTTCTTCCTACGAGACCATAATGGCTAATCACGCTCTGGCGCTTGACCCAGTTCCTGGAAATGGCCGGAATATGAACAGCAGATCGGGGAATTTTGAGAACAACCTCATGCACCTGGATATGATGGAAGCTACAGCTATGGTGCACCCGACCTTTATGCTCAACGCTATCCCTGGAAACGATGGCAAAATAGCCTTCGCTGTAGCGGGAGACTGGCAAGAAGCATTTTACGAAGGGGCCAGGATAGTTGATAAAAAAGATGGAGTTACTATCCCAGAGTTGGCTGACCTTGTTGTTGCAACGGCTGGGGGCTACCCTAAAGATATTAACTTTTATCAAACATCAAAAACCATCTTTAACGCTATGGAAGCGGCTCCCCATGGCGGATCCATGATAGTGTTGAGCGCGTGCAATGAAGGCTACGGCAATGATGAAGTTCAGTTCATGCTTCAAGAATTTCCTAACACAGTGGAACGGGAAAAGGAAGTCCGCCGTGAATTTACCATTGCAAAATATGTAGGCTATACAATCGGATATGTGGCTGAAAACTGGGATTTCTATATGGTGACTGAAATGCCTCCTTCTAAATTTGAGGGAACGGGCATTACCGTTGTAAAGACTCTTGATGAAGCCCTCGATATGGTCTACCAAAAACGGGGAACCAATCTGAAAACATGGCTCATGCCCCATGGTGCCAACACTTTGCCTAAACTGAAAAAATAA
- a CDS encoding L-lactate permease: MNFLLALLPIAIIIVGMAGLNYSSKVVAPVSWIVALFLGFLVFKSPVEALLLTSWNGFLDGIRIVWLIFAAFTLLIIMVDSKAMDSIKQGLSHVTRDKRLMVLFLAIPFGTFLEGAAGAGAPAALAAPFLVGLGMDPVIAAAACLIGNSCPVCWGGAGVTTVVGSGAAGLDFVPVSAMTGRFMALGYLLLPVLIIGFVFGKKAFKGIWKDIVVMGLMMGSINFTMSNFLISVTELTSLIGGMTGTFLFGAYLWFRKDAAMPEEYRFNSQNESLSEETSEERSSQLSFIRSLLPYLILSALLVVVRLSFPLKTLVSFGGGYTVWVGTVILASAFVASFILGYSQFFVSSAVKAFKRVIPALVAMGLLLAMVNCMKLSGQISTLAVTFATIARFFYPAVAVLIGQIGSFVTGTNLGSNLMFNPLHVEAVKNLSINVLPVVAAQNTGGAIGNMICPNNVVAVCACVAILGREGEVMRKTLIPSFCFFLFFGSLAMFYTYVIFPA; encoded by the coding sequence ATGAATTTTTTACTCGCATTGCTGCCTATTGCAATTATTATTGTTGGAATGGCAGGTCTTAACTACTCTTCGAAAGTCGTTGCTCCTGTTAGCTGGATAGTCGCTCTTTTTCTTGGGTTTCTGGTTTTTAAATCCCCGGTAGAAGCACTTTTGCTTACTAGCTGGAATGGTTTTCTCGATGGAATTAGAATCGTATGGCTTATATTTGCGGCCTTTACTCTCCTGATCATAATGGTGGATTCGAAAGCTATGGATTCTATTAAGCAAGGGCTTTCTCACGTCACTCGGGATAAAAGGCTCATGGTATTATTTTTAGCCATTCCCTTTGGAACATTTCTTGAAGGCGCTGCAGGTGCCGGTGCACCGGCAGCTCTGGCAGCCCCCTTCCTTGTAGGTCTCGGAATGGATCCCGTTATTGCAGCCGCAGCTTGCCTTATTGGCAACTCGTGCCCAGTATGCTGGGGTGGGGCAGGTGTTACAACAGTGGTTGGCTCAGGTGCTGCCGGTCTTGACTTTGTTCCTGTTTCTGCCATGACCGGTCGCTTTATGGCCCTGGGCTACTTGTTGCTTCCTGTTCTTATTATCGGATTTGTCTTCGGTAAAAAGGCCTTCAAGGGCATTTGGAAGGATATTGTTGTCATGGGCCTCATGATGGGAAGCATTAACTTCACCATGAGCAACTTTCTGATTTCCGTTACAGAACTGACCAGTTTGATCGGAGGAATGACTGGGACCTTCTTGTTTGGAGCATATCTCTGGTTCAGAAAAGACGCGGCAATGCCGGAAGAGTATAGATTTAACTCTCAGAATGAATCCCTATCAGAAGAAACCTCTGAAGAAAGGAGTTCCCAACTCAGCTTTATTCGTTCATTGTTGCCCTATCTCATCTTGAGTGCGTTACTTGTCGTTGTCCGTCTTTCATTCCCCTTGAAAACTCTTGTTTCTTTTGGCGGCGGCTACACTGTCTGGGTAGGTACAGTTATTTTAGCAAGTGCCTTTGTTGCTTCATTTATATTAGGGTATAGCCAATTTTTTGTATCATCCGCTGTAAAAGCTTTCAAACGGGTTATCCCGGCACTTGTTGCTATGGGGTTGCTTCTTGCCATGGTGAATTGTATGAAACTTTCTGGGCAGATAAGCACTCTGGCTGTCACCTTTGCAACCATTGCCCGTTTCTTCTATCCCGCAGTGGCAGTGCTCATCGGTCAGATTGGAAGCTTTGTTACAGGAACGAACCTCGGGTCCAATCTGATGTTTAATCCATTACACGTAGAAGCGGTTAAGAATCTTTCCATCAATGTTCTTCCTGTGGTTGCAGCGCAGAACACGGGGGGAGCTATTGGCAACATGATATGTCCAAACAACGTGGTAGCAGTGTGTGCTTGTGTAGCCATTTTGGGTCGTGAAGGGGAAGTGATGCGAAAAACCCTTATTCCTTCCTTCTGTTTCTTTCTCTTCTTCGGATCCTTAGCCATGTTCTACACATATGTTATTTTTCCTGCATGA
- a CDS encoding pyridoxal phosphate-dependent aminotransferase — translation MWNPKVKPHLKDFERGSYIHEAHYPVVLNCNGLESTLPHVPGVEEFIRNFDWVSNMWKTGDTSYKTLLEEICHYWKDFADIREDQVKVGYGSMQVLERINKVFLDDRSSVLGYIPQFVEYITEVRVTGARFEGIAMNPEDNFSFHVDPLLGALNEGHTLLYVDNPNNPTGQLIPLDQIEALVARAHKLGVIVIVDEAYCDYAPKEASAMQLVPRYENVIVTRTLTKGFHFAGTRVGYGVFSGNLGKFYDKGDLPFPMPSVSALLAREALRGGTLLETVRKLIGEQKEVLVSGLKERGYRVATTYNSCPISLVSVSDRDVHLGEVFASKGIDVRSGEDYPNLGKNYVRIATPEKASDLFACLDR, via the coding sequence ATGTGGAACCCTAAAGTAAAACCCCACCTCAAAGATTTTGAGCGGGGGAGTTACATTCACGAAGCTCACTATCCTGTAGTCCTTAATTGCAATGGCCTGGAGTCGACATTGCCTCACGTTCCGGGGGTCGAAGAATTCATTCGCAATTTTGACTGGGTTTCAAATATGTGGAAAACGGGGGATACTTCTTACAAAACCCTTTTGGAAGAAATATGTCATTACTGGAAAGACTTTGCAGACATAAGAGAAGATCAGGTAAAAGTTGGTTATGGTTCCATGCAGGTATTAGAAAGGATCAACAAGGTGTTTCTTGATGATCGTTCTTCAGTATTGGGCTATATTCCTCAGTTTGTAGAATATATTACTGAAGTGCGGGTCACCGGGGCTCGCTTCGAAGGCATTGCCATGAACCCTGAAGACAATTTCAGTTTTCATGTGGACCCATTGCTTGGCGCGTTGAATGAAGGGCATACCCTGCTCTATGTAGATAACCCTAATAATCCCACAGGGCAGCTTATCCCTCTTGACCAGATAGAAGCACTTGTAGCCAGGGCCCATAAACTTGGAGTCATTGTCATAGTGGATGAGGCCTATTGTGATTATGCTCCGAAAGAAGCGTCGGCCATGCAGCTTGTGCCGAGATATGAGAACGTAATTGTGACTCGAACATTGACAAAAGGATTTCACTTTGCTGGAACTCGTGTGGGCTATGGGGTGTTTAGCGGAAATCTTGGAAAATTCTACGATAAAGGCGACCTCCCCTTCCCAATGCCCTCAGTAAGCGCCCTTTTAGCACGGGAAGCCCTGCGAGGCGGGACTCTTCTCGAAACAGTGCGTAAATTGATAGGGGAACAGAAAGAAGTACTCGTTTCCGGACTCAAAGAAAGAGGATATAGAGTGGCAACTACATATAACAGCTGCCCCATATCTCTCGTTTCTGTTTCAGATCGAGATGTTCATTTGGGAGAAGTTTTTGCTTCAAAGGGAATCGACGTAAGGTCTGGTGAAGATTACCCAAATCTGGGCAAGAATTATGTCAGGATCGCTACGCCTGAAAAAGCTTCAGACCTCTTTGCCTGTCTGGATCGATAA
- the rbr gene encoding rubrerythrin, whose translation MDLKGSKTEANLREAFAGESQARNKYSYYASKAKKEGLNQIAAFFEETANNEKEHAKIWFKLLHDGIPSTEQNLKDAAEGENYEWTDMYARFAAEAEEEGFTKIAYLFKAVAKIEKEHEERYLKLLKNLKEEKIFVREEKQVWHCANCGHIHCGEKAPEVCPVCDHPQAYFEIKAENY comes from the coding sequence ATGGACTTGAAAGGATCTAAAACTGAGGCGAATTTGAGAGAAGCATTTGCCGGAGAATCTCAGGCGAGAAACAAGTATTCCTATTATGCATCTAAAGCAAAAAAAGAGGGGCTGAATCAAATAGCGGCCTTTTTTGAAGAAACAGCAAACAACGAAAAAGAACATGCAAAGATCTGGTTTAAGCTTTTGCATGATGGAATTCCTTCAACAGAGCAAAATTTGAAAGATGCAGCTGAGGGCGAAAATTACGAGTGGACTGATATGTACGCAAGATTTGCTGCGGAAGCCGAAGAAGAAGGATTTACGAAAATTGCATATTTGTTTAAGGCTGTAGCAAAAATTGAAAAAGAGCATGAGGAACGATATCTGAAGCTCCTAAAAAACCTGAAAGAAGAAAAGATTTTTGTGCGGGAAGAGAAACAGGTTTGGCATTGTGCCAACTGCGGCCACATCCATTGTGGTGAAAAGGCCCCCGAAGTATGCCCTGTTTGTGATCATCCTCAGGCTTATTTTGAGATCAAAGCGGAAAACTACTAA